The following are from one region of the Coffea eugenioides isolate CCC68of chromosome 2, Ceug_1.0, whole genome shotgun sequence genome:
- the LOC113756754 gene encoding cysteine proteinase inhibitor 1-like, with protein MALNLHPLLLTILVLPVVFPFSEAYRPVEVGRNPINVNDPHVIEIAKFAISWRNAVSSTRFQFRKVIKGERQVAPGVTGVNYNLVILAKAADAPLYCEVAVFDREWENLRILTSFREIPAGDALAPALAPGSW; from the coding sequence atgGCTCTTAATCTTCACCCTCTCCTCCTCACAATCCTAGTACTACCGGTGGTCTTCCCTTTCTCAGAAGCCTACAGACCAGTCGAAGTAGGCAGGAACCCGATTAATGTAAACGACCCTCATGTAATAGAGATTGCAAAATTTGCAATAAGTTGGCGCAATGCTGTATCCTCTACCCGTTTCCAGTTTCGAAAAGTGATCAAAGGAGAGCGACAAGTTGCTCCAGGAGTTACGGGCGTTAACTACAATCTTGTTATCTTGGCGAAGGCAGCAGATGCTCCCCTTTACTGTGAGGTTGCTGTTTTTGACAGAGAATGGGAGAATCTTAGGATACTCACTTCCTTCAGAGAAATCCCTGCTGGTGATGCATTGGCGCCCGCATTGGCACCGGGAAGTTGGTGA